The following coding sequences lie in one Alosa sapidissima isolate fAloSap1 chromosome 15, fAloSap1.pri, whole genome shotgun sequence genomic window:
- the LOC121684675 gene encoding protein FAM181B, with translation MAVQAAIMNSQFLNFCFPGSGMEFNVDKGLDGGLGLCESDRDEGDYREATRDLLSFIDSASSNIKLALDKPVKSKRKVNHRKYLQKQIKRCTGIIAPGSPPQQSPTQTSPLAPDLAKRQCSPPSSLQQQPYQQPQQQQQQQQQQPGTFQGKVPPKRDGVQANLQSKSLAALFNSAAKDSRGERAKKPPLRHRNLPPSFFTEPANCPRVTSTSGMSLKDLERGNPEASEFFELLGPDYSNMLLEQDFFQSAGPGSLARLPPQDVPTTPGLEPVPYDSPHYVTGGFVYAEPWTTCLAPPKKSAEGMRTGPGGQAAVYSPSDSAAPAVLEDGSSCGLAFPAFFTDCSGSPVPYDGSLTAGYTRGSFSL, from the coding sequence ATGGCTGTTCAGGCTGCCATCATGAACTCGCAGTTCCTGAATTTTTGCTTCCCGGGCTCAGGGATGGAGTTTAATGTGGACAAGGGTCTGGACGGAGGCCTCGGGCTCTGCGAGTCCGACCGGGACGAGGGTGACTACCGTGAAGCCACACGGGACCTGCTTAGCTTCATCGACTCAGCCTCCAGCAACATCAAGCTGGCCCTGGACAAGCCAGTGAAGTCCAAGAGGAAGGTGAACCACCGCAAGTACCTGCAGAAGCAGATCAAGCGCTGCACGGGGATTATCGCTCCCGGGAGCCCCCCTCAGCAGAGCCCGACTCAGACCAGCCCCCTGGCCCCGGACCTGGCCAAGAGGCAGTGCTCTCCGCCATCGTCTCTGCAGCAACAACCATATCAGCAGccgcagcaacagcaacaacaacagcagcaacagccgGGAACTTTCCAGGGCAAAGTGCCACCTAAGAGGGACGGGGTGCAGGCCAACCTCCAGAGCAAAAGCCTGGCTGCCCTGTTCAACTCCGCGGCCAAGGACAGCCGCGGGGAGCGGGCCAAGAAGCCCCCCCTCCGCCACCGCAACCTGCCCCCCTCCTTCTTCACCGAGCCGGCCAACTGCCCCCGGGTCACGTCCACCTCCGGGATGAGCCTCAAGGACCTGGAGCGGGGGAACCCGGAGGCGTCCGAGTTCTTTGAGCTCCTGGGGCCAGACTACAGCAACATGCTCCTGGAGCAGGACTTCTTCCAGAGCGCCGGGCCCGGCTCCCTGGCCCGACTCCCTCCGCAGGACGTTCCGACGACGCCGGGCCTGGAGCCGGTGCCGTACGACTCTCCGCACTACGTCACGGGTGGATTCGTGTACGCAGAGCCGTGGACTACCTGCCTGGCGCCACCGAAGAAGTCCGCCGAGGGCATGAGGACTGGCCCCGGTGGCCAGGCTGCCGTCTACAGCCCTTCGGATTCGGCGGCCCCTGCAGTCCTGGAGGATGGCTCCTCGTGTGGTCTGGCCTTCCCTGCCTTCTTCACAGACTGCTCCGGCTCTCCGGTCCCATACGATGGGAGTCTGACCGCTGGGTACACACGTGGGAGCTTCTCTTTATAA
- the LOC121684664 gene encoding lysosomal Pro-X carboxypeptidase isoform X1 → MKAEFKAIMPVLVAVALLLVLSCSHGFALKSHLFRRRVPAPSGVMINYKTYYIDQKVYQSTQAVYKIDHFGFLENGTFKQRYLVADLHWQTDGGPILFYTGNEGDITWFCNNTGFMWDVAEELGAMLVFAEHRYYGESMPFGAESYSDAKHLNYLSSEQALADFAVLIKYLKASWTGCQSSAVVAVGGSYGGMLAAWFRMKYPHVVAGALAASAPIWQFPDMVPCGVFYKIVSDDFAKSGVNCHANIRRSWKAIDKASSTDEGLLWLSREFSLCAPLKKGDGLKSWLQETWVNLAMVDYPYEANFLQPLPAWPIKVVCEHLRFSPEVPEQELLQGIAQAAKVYYNYTGDATCLNISQSATGNLGMMGWFYQACTEMVMPMCSDGVQDMFEPQKWDFQAFSDECYAMFGVRPRPDWAEVVYGGKDITSHSNIIFSNGGLDPWSGGGVTQNLSDSLVAVWIPDGAHHLDLRNNNEYDPSSVLAARRQEVALIKQWVKQWAVHTHGQV, encoded by the exons ATGAAAGCGGAATTCAAAGCTATCATGCCTGTATTAGTCGCCGTCGCCCTCCTATTGGTTTTGAGTTGTTCTCATGGTTTCGCCTTGAAATCACACCTTTTCAGGCGTAGAGTGCCTGCTCCCTCAGGCGTTATGATCAATTATAAAACCTACTACATTGACCAAAAG GTCTACCAGTCCACTCAAGCTGTTTATAAA ATCGACCATTTTGGATTCCTGGAAAATGGCACTTTCAAGCAGAGATATTTGGTTGCAGACCTGCATTGGCAGACAGATGGCGGTCCCATCCTCTTCTATACAGGCAATGAAGGAGACATCACCTGGTTCTGTAACAACACT GGATTTATGTGGGATGTGGCTGAAGAGCTGGGTGCCATGTTGGTTTTCGCTGAGCACCGGTACTATGGAGAATCTATGCCATTTGGGGCTGAGTCTTACAGT GATGCAAAGCATCTGAACTACCTGAGCTCAGAACAGGCACTGGCAGACTTTGCTGTGCTCATAAAGTATCTGAAGGCCAGCTGGACAGGTTGTCAGAGCAGCGCGGTGGTTGCTGTCGGAGGCTCGTATGGGGGCATGCTAGCTGCCTGGTTCAGGATGAAGTATCCACATGTTGTGGCTGG TGCTCTGGCTGCCTCAGCTCCCATCTGGCAGTTCCCGGACATGGTGCCCTGTGGCGTCTTCTACAAAATAGTCTCTGATGATTTTGCTAAGAGTGGAGTGAACTGCCATGCCAACATCAGGAGGTCGTGGAAGGCTATCGACAAAGCATCCTCCACAG ATGAGGGGCTCCTGTGGCTCTCCAGAGAGTTCAGTCTCTGTGCTCCGCTTAAGAAGGGTGATGGCCTGAAGAGCTGGCTACAGGAGACGTGGGTGAACTTGGCAATGGTGGACTACCCGTACGAAGCCAACTTCCTGCAGCCCCTACCAGCCTGGCCTATAAAG GTGGTTTGTGAGCATCTCCGATTCAGCCCTGAGGTGCCTGAGCAGGAGCTTCTCCAAGGCATCGCCCAGGCAGCTAAGGTCTACTACAACTACACCGGCGACGCCACCTGCCTCAACATCTCCCAGTCCGCCACCGGCAATCTGGGCATGATGGGCTGGTTCTACCAG gcctGTACAGAGATGGTGATGCCTATGTGCTCAGATGGTGTACAGGACATGTTTGAGCCACAAAAGTGGGACTTCCAGGCCTTCTCGGATGAATGCTATGCCATGTTTGGAGTGAGGCCGCGACCCGATTGGGCAGAGGTCGTCTACGGAGGGAAAGACATCACCTCCCACAGCAACATCATCTTCAG TAACGGGGGTTTGGACCCCTGGTCCGGAGGCGGCGTGACGCAGAACCTCTCGGACTCGCTGGTGGCCGTGTGGATCCCGGATGGAGCGCACCACCTGGACCTGCGCAACAACAACGAGTACGACCCGAGCTCTGTGCTGGCCGCCCGGCGGCAGGAGGTGGCCCTCATCAAGCAGTGGGTCAAGCAGTGGGCTGTACACACCCACGGCCAAGTATGA
- the LOC121684664 gene encoding lysosomal Pro-X carboxypeptidase isoform X2, whose protein sequence is MKAEFKAIMPVLVAVALLLVLSCSHGFALKSHLFRRRVPAPSGVMINYKTYYIDQKIDHFGFLENGTFKQRYLVADLHWQTDGGPILFYTGNEGDITWFCNNTGFMWDVAEELGAMLVFAEHRYYGESMPFGAESYSDAKHLNYLSSEQALADFAVLIKYLKASWTGCQSSAVVAVGGSYGGMLAAWFRMKYPHVVAGALAASAPIWQFPDMVPCGVFYKIVSDDFAKSGVNCHANIRRSWKAIDKASSTDEGLLWLSREFSLCAPLKKGDGLKSWLQETWVNLAMVDYPYEANFLQPLPAWPIKVVCEHLRFSPEVPEQELLQGIAQAAKVYYNYTGDATCLNISQSATGNLGMMGWFYQACTEMVMPMCSDGVQDMFEPQKWDFQAFSDECYAMFGVRPRPDWAEVVYGGKDITSHSNIIFSNGGLDPWSGGGVTQNLSDSLVAVWIPDGAHHLDLRNNNEYDPSSVLAARRQEVALIKQWVKQWAVHTHGQV, encoded by the exons ATGAAAGCGGAATTCAAAGCTATCATGCCTGTATTAGTCGCCGTCGCCCTCCTATTGGTTTTGAGTTGTTCTCATGGTTTCGCCTTGAAATCACACCTTTTCAGGCGTAGAGTGCCTGCTCCCTCAGGCGTTATGATCAATTATAAAACCTACTACATTGACCAAAAG ATCGACCATTTTGGATTCCTGGAAAATGGCACTTTCAAGCAGAGATATTTGGTTGCAGACCTGCATTGGCAGACAGATGGCGGTCCCATCCTCTTCTATACAGGCAATGAAGGAGACATCACCTGGTTCTGTAACAACACT GGATTTATGTGGGATGTGGCTGAAGAGCTGGGTGCCATGTTGGTTTTCGCTGAGCACCGGTACTATGGAGAATCTATGCCATTTGGGGCTGAGTCTTACAGT GATGCAAAGCATCTGAACTACCTGAGCTCAGAACAGGCACTGGCAGACTTTGCTGTGCTCATAAAGTATCTGAAGGCCAGCTGGACAGGTTGTCAGAGCAGCGCGGTGGTTGCTGTCGGAGGCTCGTATGGGGGCATGCTAGCTGCCTGGTTCAGGATGAAGTATCCACATGTTGTGGCTGG TGCTCTGGCTGCCTCAGCTCCCATCTGGCAGTTCCCGGACATGGTGCCCTGTGGCGTCTTCTACAAAATAGTCTCTGATGATTTTGCTAAGAGTGGAGTGAACTGCCATGCCAACATCAGGAGGTCGTGGAAGGCTATCGACAAAGCATCCTCCACAG ATGAGGGGCTCCTGTGGCTCTCCAGAGAGTTCAGTCTCTGTGCTCCGCTTAAGAAGGGTGATGGCCTGAAGAGCTGGCTACAGGAGACGTGGGTGAACTTGGCAATGGTGGACTACCCGTACGAAGCCAACTTCCTGCAGCCCCTACCAGCCTGGCCTATAAAG GTGGTTTGTGAGCATCTCCGATTCAGCCCTGAGGTGCCTGAGCAGGAGCTTCTCCAAGGCATCGCCCAGGCAGCTAAGGTCTACTACAACTACACCGGCGACGCCACCTGCCTCAACATCTCCCAGTCCGCCACCGGCAATCTGGGCATGATGGGCTGGTTCTACCAG gcctGTACAGAGATGGTGATGCCTATGTGCTCAGATGGTGTACAGGACATGTTTGAGCCACAAAAGTGGGACTTCCAGGCCTTCTCGGATGAATGCTATGCCATGTTTGGAGTGAGGCCGCGACCCGATTGGGCAGAGGTCGTCTACGGAGGGAAAGACATCACCTCCCACAGCAACATCATCTTCAG TAACGGGGGTTTGGACCCCTGGTCCGGAGGCGGCGTGACGCAGAACCTCTCGGACTCGCTGGTGGCCGTGTGGATCCCGGATGGAGCGCACCACCTGGACCTGCGCAACAACAACGAGTACGACCCGAGCTCTGTGCTGGCCGCCCGGCGGCAGGAGGTGGCCCTCATCAAGCAGTGGGTCAAGCAGTGGGCTGTACACACCCACGGCCAAGTATGA